A genomic region of Magnolia sinica isolate HGM2019 chromosome 6, MsV1, whole genome shotgun sequence contains the following coding sequences:
- the LOC131249671 gene encoding uncharacterized protein LOC131249671, whose amino-acid sequence MVSLATYLLEGEAENWWQSMQRSVPATYSWTWTGFKVKFLKKYFSRSCRNEKIAQFLRLEQGSLTVPKYEARFDELSQYVPKALEDAKYKLQKFKEGLRPGIQSRLCAWDFEDYAKLADKAMRLEKDFEHTLRTRPHLKTPSSG is encoded by the coding sequence ATGGTGAGCTTGGCCACATACTTATTGGAAGGGGAGGCAGAGAATTGGTGGCAAAGCATGCAGCGAAGCGTCCCGGCCACCTACTCCTGGACATGGACTGGATTCAAGGTAAAATTCCTGAAAAAGTACTTCTCACGGTCGTGTCGCAATGAGAAGATCGCACAGTTTTTACGGCTGGAGCAGGGGAGTCTTACAGTTCCCAAGTATGAGGCCCGATTCGACGAACTCTCCCAGTATGTGCCCAAGGCCTTGGAGGATGCCAAATACAAATTGCAGAAGTTCAAGGAGGGACTTAGGCCAGGGATCCAGTCGCGGCTATGTGCCTGGGATTTCGAGGACTACGCAAAACTAGCAGACAAAGCCATGCGGCTTGAGAAAGACTTCGAGCACACCCTGAGAACCCGCCCCCATCTAAAGACGCCTAGTTCAGGCTAA